One Antedon mediterranea chromosome 1, ecAntMedi1.1, whole genome shotgun sequence genomic window, taattggacatagcccaaagaaagcttagacccacaagaataaagaatgtgtataatttgtgtactgtaattttttaattctgctattttattagcaaacaatatgcatgaactcgaaggaactttaaaaatgcgcgtatatgaataCATGAGAtaggaagattagacccacgagaataaaaaatgtatttttgtgtaatgtttattgtttaattttgctgacttattactcggactgtgtcatacataacacacacacgtcacacacacccacatagctactactagaatagacatgggtttagagactaataattaggcctaatagtattaatagaaactataattttaacacgtaattctttagtactaaatgatattaaaaacaccataaactaaaggctgattatttcgacaatccacacaaaacgtccctattcttttatgaaatcccACGCGGCaacaaccacagcggagattaggcctagaatcgtaccgcacttgacgtgtaatcacttcttgttgctatacgcttgggtgcacacggaacaagaaaatttaactgatgaattattcatgtgtattttgtgacgtttcatgagggggtccccaacttatgtacgaaaaaaaaaatcgcgggccGGCCGGCCGGCAGCagctaattattataataccagTAAGAAAAATTTGAACTTGACGACTGATCTCTAAAACACTAGCCTAGGAAcacaactaaaaataaattaaaactaaaatatggTATTAgatttaatacatttaatatGTACAAAAGTACATTCTCTTTTATAGTTAAACATAAttcaaataacaaaatgattacAGACAACCAATAAATACTGCATTTCAAATTCAGTATATAATCTATGAAGACTTGTGTCCATGTGCTATTATTGTTCAAGAATCAAAATCTGAGTTGTTCTCTCCTGTGACAATCTTAAATGCTCATCCGGAATAcaagtatattttattattgctttTAGCATTGTAACTctatacatataattatacaaTGGTTGACTGTACTAGAAAATAATACCATGAAAgacccagtggtctaatggttttAGAacacatctgcatatcaagcagaaggttctgGGTTCAAATCTCAGTTGAGTCAACTTCTAATTCTcgcagatttcctcatctttattgtttcaaactgaatattaattaatttgaaacgataaagatgagaaaatctgtgagaatgagaaaaaacaGGCCCAACCGAGATTTGAACCAGGAACCTTATTCTACCATAGTATTGTTCAAATTTGATTGGATAGCAACTCTTTAACACCCTCAGCATGGTATTGTGGAACAGCACTAGTTCTCAATTGTATGTATgtgcaacagagatcaaattgataagccctcatcttttagtatataaatatatatatgccCACTATTTTTCAGGCTTTATAccatttctgtttttctttctCAAATAGTATTGCATCATTCTTAAAAATTCAttcataaaattataatatatataatgatagtaaatattgttttataataatatttattattatataagacTAAACTACTCTCTATTTGAGATGACACGATTTTTGTCTCAtgtaaatttatcaatttttttcaaTAGTCTTTCGAAGCAGCCTGTATTACTGGGTCATACGCATTTGGAAGTTTCCAATGGTTAGATCATTGTCTTGATTGTACTTGTAACTAAATTTGTCATGTGTATCTTAAACTTTCGTCatgataataatacataatatttaaaattaactttgagttttaataaattattcaaatggATTTAAAGATTTATCATAAGCATTGTCTTCATCGAACGGATTTGTACCGGAATCTTCTTCATCAAATGGGTTGTTGGAAGCTTGCTGGGCCGCCGAGTTTGGCGTTACTGCTCTAGGCTGTTGCCGTGATTGTGAAACAACCGGTCTTGTTTGCTGGGCTGGCTGTCTTTGAGGCTTCCGTGACTGCATTGTAGGTTGTGTCCTAGGTGGTTGTGAGACTGGAGGCTGCCTAGCTTGTGATGGTGGAGGCTGCCTAGCTTGTGATGCTGGAGGCTGCCTAGCCTGTGATACCGGTTGCTGTCTGGGCTGCTGCCGTACCTGCGGTTGCTGCCTAGCTTGGGAAGGTTGAGCCCTTGATGGTGACACATTTTGTGATGAGCTTTGTTGCTGCATTGCAAGAGGCGAGCTTGATCTTGTTATTGGTTTTATCTGAGCTGCAGGCAATGTTTTCATAGGAATAGTTTCAGGCATTGGTTTACGCTGATGTGAACTTGACGTTTCGGTGACTAAAGTTACCTaggaaacaaattatttatttatgaaatacTTAATTTTATCTACACTGATAACACCCATGCACATTGATGCAAAAATTCAATGCTGTATATCACAATAAATAAATGGAAACAGCATATGGTTTGTATTTAGAAAAGCAAATTTACACCGAAAAGCGGTAAACGGAAAACCACGTAACTTGTTCCAGTAGAATCTGTATTTATCCAGAGCAGACACTGCCTGTCCACTTCGCGTTTGTGTAAATGGtaataaggaataacatagattctatatttatattaccgttaccgcttgtctgtgtaaattggccttacaTGCTACTACAAAGCCAATAAAGAAAGGTTTACACTTGGATGCAACGACTTAGGAACAATACAAGTGAACTGTTCAAGTACAAGCAAGTTTGAATGATCCATCGTATTGTGATTAGAAAATATCTTTTGCACTTACGTCCTTACATTGCGTCCAAATGGGAAGCATGCTTTAGATCAGCAAGTTGTctttgcttttaaaatgttaaaaaaaaacataaagaagattaacaataataattactttGTTGAATACACCTCTTCCAAAGTAGTCTGCAACCACTGAGAAGCCATCGGTTGACTTTTCAAGCtgtgaaaaaagaaataaaacttccattaatatataaattattgaaaaGAAACAGAAATTATAGGaagaaaaagtgtgatgtcaCGTTTCCTGGCTACCGACTGCACTGGGTACAAACATAGTTTGGTCAACCATCTTGTCCTATTCTAACACATTGATTTAACACCACTTTTTTGTATGGAcatatatatatggacatgatgatgacataccactaccatattatttgggaatatcactaccatattttggcacatcatcacaattgttgtcaaattagtttgatagtgtagacagaacttaaacaCAGTTAGAAATTCCTGAAGCTGTTTGATACTAACCTGCCTATGGAATTGTTCATGGAGGTCACGACTTTGTTCTTGTGCGCGGATGATATCTTGCACTTTCTTATTTTCTGGAGCACAAACCGGGCATTCTTGATCATTCTCAGCATAACCTTCAAAACAACtgagtaataaaaaaaatacaaaatattgattGACCGAGGCTAATTAatacacaatttatttatattcttccATTTTTCTTTTTAGGGTTTTCATCTTTGTAAATCATATTGTTCTGTGTATCAAAgagtataaaacaatttaatgtaCTTTTACAGTATTATGCAACTACTCAATAAAAAAAGGCTTAACTACTAATGGTAGTACAGTATCATTCACCTGCATTGATCtgttattgaaaaatataaaatataaaaaaatggggtTTATCTGCAAATACCAATTGAAAAAGTTTAAACTGGAATTTAAGAAGAATTTGCAGGTGTATGCGTTTGCATGGCTGGTTTGGGCATAgggaaatatacattttaaatgctCTCCATGTCCTTGCAACTGAAAAAAGATGGTTCATTTATTTTGGCAGAGGCAGAACTCTGTCCCAGCAGTACATGCGCACTTAGTACATCCTCTCAACCCCAGTTACTTACTGTTGGTGATAAGAATGTTGGCAGAGGAAGTGTACTGAAGGAAGCTCAAGTGGATGGTTACATATGCTACACTTGGATACTTGAAAGATCTTGGCACTGAAaacaaataattgaaaaatgCATTAGTGTAATCAATAAAACTGCATGTTCACTTCAATTACTGTGTCAAGTCAGGGAAGGCCATGGCATAAccttaaattttatttttggacagtATATATTAGATAAATCATGAATGATTCCACCGAACTTTCGAGTTAAAATAACGATTGTGAGGCATTTGataaataggcaaactgccttaaaatgtgacatgtttagagaaactattctcatcatcagaacagaaaacgacgcctagagtacttatataccaataggacaggttgtatgtaaatgagGAAGTAATTACcatgataaaacaacaaggaacGTAGGCAACAAACAATCATATGGCAAGCGTGACGCCTAAGTTATAGATTTGTTTGTTCAAGGAAGGTTTACTCCACATGATGTGGAGGGCTTCCTACATATTACTTCTTAAGTTCTTTGTGTTAAAACCTAAAGCAGCACAATAATTACCTTGTCTTAAGGTCTTCAATCTGACCTTTCATTTTTTCTGTTTCCTGTTGATATTGCTGTATTAGTCGCTCATCCTCGTGTATCTGATCATTTTCTAGTTGCAGTCTTCGAATAATATAATcctaatgaaataaaaagaaaaattcaGTAGAATTTCCTTTTCCTTTATAGGCATTAGAGATTGATAGTGATACCAGAGTGAAGAAAATGAAGGAATATATATGTCTTTATGCACACTGCACTGGCTTGGCATTTTTGTCAAATCCCAATACCACTGAGAACCGAAAAAAACTCTCCCAAATATCCCTTTTTTAGGTGCAAACAGGcccaaatttgtttttacaattttaaatactaCAATTTctggataaaaaaaaaccagacaTAGACCAGCCGAAGAATGTCAAATATTGGGATATTCAACAGTACAATCACCAAACGGTCATGTGTACACTACATTTATTGAATATGCTTAACAGTGAATACTTATAACAACATTCTAAGCTACCTACCTTGACTACTGATAATGTTGCAGTTGAATTGTGGGCTAGCGTTTGTATGACAAGCAAAGGCGGCATTAAGTTCATTTTATCAATGTGTGATAAGACTTCAGTAATATACTTTTTACAACTATCTTCTTTACGAGCAAAATAAGCTAAAGTCTGCACCCACAGATTGGAGTCTTGCTTTCTATGAAAGAAGATATAAACTGTAGCTTGTGTTCATATGTGCTAGAAAAAGGTGGTTTTATAGGAGGGGGTTTTCATTGGAGGGTCATTACTTGAAAGGAGTTTGTCATAAAAGGGAGCATTGTACTGAAGGGATTTCTTATTGTAGCAGTCATTCATTAGAGGGAACTTTTTTTTATCAGAGAAGTAATCATTGGAAGCATTGTATACAGTAGGTCATTATTAGaagcatttttttatttgatgcCTACAGTAGGTCATTAtggaggttttttttttatcggaggggattttttttattggaagggcatttttttttttgaaggggcattttttattattggagggcctttttttttattgaaggGTCATTTATTGCAGGGAGTGGGTAATTCACTGTAGGGatcatttactgcagtaatctaaaaagaaacttttaaaatttacacTTACCCATATCGCTTACATGTTGCCAAAACCTGTTCATATTCATCATGGTCCATATGATAACGAAGAATTTGTTgatatctgaaaataaaaaaaaaacaactaattaaCAAAGAAATGGAACTAGATACTCATTGAATTTTACTATATTCAGATATGTGTCTATAAAGAGTTATTGATTATCTAAATATAAAGattgaacattttaaagaaaaacttaCAATTTTGCTTTTTCATACAAGTATAAAATTCCTTTTTTGAAATCGTGCATTTGACAGAGAACAAGAGCTTGGTCAATATCATATCCAGCCtgaaaagaaaatgtgacaTATAGTAAACAGTATCATTTTGACATAAGGCATGTatgcataaagctctgtctacactaccagaCAAAAAATATGAGGTGCCCATATCTGCACACAGAGACACcatattactatcatatttgggcgcatcacactttttatgtcaaactagtttgatagtgtagacagagcttgagaaCAATTTCCAATAGTTTGGAAATTACAATCTATGGATGTGGTGGATGAGTACAAATCATTTTAAAGCCTAAACTTCACAAATGTTCATCACCATAATTTACTTACATCAATATGCTGCATTAGGTTCATGGACTTTTCCTCTAGGCGCACCTGTAGTCTAGAGTCACTCTCATGGGCCATGTCATGCAGGTACAGCTCAAGCAGAGTGTTGTAAATTATTTCGGGAGAATTAGGTTgaacctaaaaaataaaaacaattatagtaAAATGCAAGCGAGATGAGGGcaaaataattcaaatttttaaatgaacCTAATCTTTGTCAAATTTTAGACTTAAATTGAGGATTACCATATTCTATGAGAGATACAATTTTCACAGTAACACTAGTAATCACTAAAATTGTGTTAAAGATTTGATAATTTTGGACATGGTGGAGGAAAAGACAGCTCTTTTAGTTAGTTTacccaacccctattcaggtgaaACCCCTAATTTGGAGATACTCCTAGTTTGTTGAGTCACAAAGGTgaccccttaatagaggttataCTGTATTCTGTTATAGGTAGTAGTTAAAAGCATAACTTACAGTTGTCATGTGTTCTAGAAATTCCATAAGTTTACGTGAGTTGTTAACAAAGATGTGTATAAACTCCTCAGCAGCTGCTCTGTTTACTGTTGGTATACCCCCTGCCATCATATCTTGGTCCACAATTGGTGCTAAAGGTATACAAATATCAATTATACATCTGAAGTGTAATATTAAGTTTCATTTGTCGTGGATGACTGAAAGTGAGACTATGGTACatgataaaatacaatttcttttaGATAACCTTTTCAAATGGTATGTGGAACAACTTCAAAACTTATCTGGTTTCTTTCTcttaaattatgattttatttattattcttagaTAACAACTTAAAATGGAGATCCAGTGAAAAAATATGGCTTGTTTCCACTCAAGGCATCTTTCGTCATGAGTAGCTCTGATTCAAATTCATCTCCTCTTGATGTTACAGCAGTTATGAGAGCCTGCTGTTTATAACAGGTTCATTCTCATCCTAATCCCAGTATAGCTTTGTTTGAACTGCAATAGGGATTACCACACCATGAACCAAGAATTTATGGAAAAAGTGTATGATCAGAATTGGATGGGAGGACAAATGTTCAATGTGTAAGGTAAAGAAACTAGAGAGTTGGTAAAGTACCATGactttaataattataacatacCATCTTTAGGTTTGTAATCAGTACATAATGATTTCAGCAGTTCTGTTGTCTCAGTTGGTACCTCGCTCATCAGCGTTTTGCCATATTTTTTCATATTGCTCTCAGCCTAAgtataaaacaaaaaccaatCAATGACTAAACACCATTACtgacttttatttatttgaatttaggATTAGTGTGCAAATTTAAAagtgtattgtccctcaaaacataaaaaaataaaagatgaaacaaattaaactgatagaccattttgcagttttaatatttttttcagttgaaaaaaaaattaacaaaaataaatttaaattgaaaactaCTACTTTTTCAGGTAATTTTTCTTTCCAGGTAAATAATTAGACTTccaatcaaatttttggtcaatagTGAACAactgtaacattaaaatggcatatttagtatttatttttttcaggcgGACAATATATCTTGAAATTAAAACATGTTAAAGCTCTAACCCCTTCAAAGTTGAGTCGTGAGATGTACTGGAGAGCCTTCTGCCAATCTTTGATGTCCTCCAATTGTATCTTTAGATACCAATCATGCTGGTCGTGTTTCTCAGCAAGAAAGAGGGCGTGCTTGTAGTAACCAGCTTGACGGCAAACCTTGATGGCAGTCTCCACATCAAAATCTACTTTATCTTTGGTCtgtgaaaaaattaaatatttgtgtgGTGAAAATTTGAAATCTAAAGCTTAGTTTAATTGCTTGTTCTTGATTATAGCTTTTACGAGCTACATGCCATTTTACTAGCCCAAAATAACTACTCCATTAAACTGTAGTGGAAACTGTTGTAGTTGTCACCAGCCGAATAAGCATTAATTGGTTTAGCAGCCCAGAATGGTATTTAAAAGAGCTTACATGGAAATAAATCAAACCTTATTATTACGAACACGATGAAAACTATGTTGAAAAtgaatttcttttctttatttcatacacatccaacagtAACTCACCAATTATAAGTAGCTATAAGATGGGTAAACTATAgtatgcttataaactaagtctcctACAGTTGAAACAGTTACAACCCTAGAACTAGGTCTGGATTGAACAAAGGACTTGGAAGGCAAgaatgttaaccaccaagcaaCCCCACTACGTTATAAGCAGATAATACTACTATACGTACCATGATGAATTCATCTAACTTAGTATTGTCTTTAAGTTTTGTGTAGCAATTAAGTAAAAGTGTTGTATGGTCCTCATTTGCCAGTGATTTCGTATGAAGAGCCTGCAAGTAGGCTGTTAGGTTGTGAATCCTCTGGGCATCTAGAAACTaatcataaagaaatattatatattttatatactagGTTGTATGTTATTGGCAGGTGGTTTTGAGTGATGTGATTGGTTTAAGGTTTAAACATTCTATTCctgaaacacgtctgtaaaaatAGTTTGTTATAATTGCTTTACTACTACATAAATAGAATGaatgtcccctaaatagagTTCTAAATGAGGGACTTGatgctttttaaaattcttgATTGGTACAATTATGGAAAAACATCATGCATACATgttatcaattttaattaaataaatagtgTACCTTTCTTATAACATATGATGGTTCCAGATTGCCAATTGTCCTAATATACTGTCCTATTGCGCCATCATGGTCACCTTTGTTGTACAAGTGATCTCCATATTGAGTAAATATATCCACTAGCCCATCCTCATCATAGTGCTGGCTTTTTGCCAAgctaaataagaaataaaaagatGTCGCATCCATAGAAATGTCACATATTACATGTTGATGGTGATGGTAATGTTTAAATTGGTGGTATTGATTGTTTTAGAAGCtgatgttaatgttatttttatgtacagcgcttagagttTGTTTCTGTCATTTTGAAGcgctttataaatttaatttattattattattactatggtACGCCCATGTGGTGTGGGCATTTACAGGCGATATCTCATCCATTAACAGGAGATATGTGAACCAGATTTAACCGGATTAGGCACCTACTTGTCTCAAAAGGTGCATTAAAGTTCTTTTGAAGGTACAGATGCTAAATCAGAGAGGGATTGTCCTACTACTATGGAGCAAACTTGAACTCATGGCTTCAGAAATGTATAGCACACAGGAGAGGATCCAGTGGGGTAGTactttttgatatttatttttgaatgaTAGCCATGGAAAAATGTCAGGTTAGTCAGTTTTTTGTCAAAAATTCTCCAatataaatcaaatcaattaaACCTTACTTGATTGCAACTACATATAGATTCTTCTTGAAAAGCATTTCTAGTTTTGTCTGAGTGTCTTTCTCTGGAAGTTGGAACAactaaaataacaacaaaaacatttaaaatatagacATTTTAGTCTTTAGTAATAAAGTGTAGTAGGTCCA contains:
- the LOC140056926 gene encoding vacuolar protein sorting-associated protein 11 homolog isoform X1, with protein sequence MAFLQQWRRFNFFDKEVVKHPDTNQTYDKLKGINISVCTSGKGQIIVGDYEGNLYFIDRNLQISSFPAYEQVVTQIFQLRQHNVLVTIGQDESGINPVIKVWNFDKVDRMGIPKCSRITRALPGTMNPSRVTALSVSDNMNMMAVGFEDGTVTLIKGDVTVERHSKTKTIHSGGKPVTGLYFRHTQRNTYLFVVTENMVLSYNVTGKDAKKEVLDQHGCSQRCTVMSDSTQDCQLIIGRHDAVYFYHLDGRGPCLAFEGEKRLLHWYRGYLIVVGKDSKNIPRVQTSSGQTRHMDIVTVYDIQNKFIAYSGPFPEVVDVVCEWGSLYVIAGDKLFQLPEKDTQTKLEMLFKKNLYVVAINLAKSQHYDEDGLVDIFTQYGDHLYNKGDHDGAIGQYIRTIGNLEPSYVIRKFLDAQRIHNLTAYLQALHTKSLANEDHTTLLLNCYTKLKDNTKLDEFIMTKDKVDFDVETAIKVCRQAGYYKHALFLAEKHDQHDWYLKIQLEDIKDWQKALQYISRLNFEGAESNMKKYGKTLMSEVPTETTELLKSLCTDYKPKDAPIVDQDMMAGGIPTVNRAAAEEFIHIFVNNSRKLMEFLEHMTTVQPNSPEIIYNTLLELYLHDMAHESDSRLQVRLEEKSMNLMQHIDAGYDIDQALVLCQMHDFKKGILYLYEKAKLYQQILRYHMDHDEYEQVLATCKRYGKQDSNLWVQTLAYFARKEDSCKKYITEVLSHIDKMNLMPPLLVIQTLAHNSTATLSVVKDYIIRRLQLENDQIHEDERLIQQYQQETEKMKGQIEDLKTSAKIFQVSKCSICNHPLELPSVHFLCQHSYHQHCFEGYAENDQECPVCAPENKKVQDIIRAQEQSRDLHEQFHRQLEKSTDGFSVVADYFGRGVFNKVTLVTETSSSHQRKPMPETIPMKTLPAAQIKPITRSSSPLAMQQQSSSQNVSPSRAQPSQARQQPQVRQQPRQQPVSQARQPPASQARQPPPSQARQPPVSQPPRTQPTMQSRKPQRQPAQQTRPVVSQSRQQPRAVTPNSAAQQASNNPFDEEDSGTNPFDEDNAYDKSLNPFE
- the LOC140056926 gene encoding vacuolar protein sorting-associated protein 11 homolog isoform X2; this translates as MAFLQQWRRFNFFDKEVVKHPDTNQTYDKLKGINISVCTSGKGQIIVGDYEGNLYFIDRNLQISSFPAYEQVVTQIFQLRQHNVLVTIGQDESGINPVIKVWNFDKVDRMGIPKCSRITRALPGTMNPSRVTALSVSDNMNMMAVGFEDGTVTLIKGDVTVERHSKTKTIHSGGKPVTGLYFRHTQRNTYLFVVTENMVLSYNVTGKDAKKEVLDQHGCSQRCTVMSDSTQDCQLIIGRHDAVYFYHLDGRGPCLAFEGEKRLLHWYRGYLIVVGKDSKNIPRVQTSGQTRHMDIVTVYDIQNKFIAYSGPFPEVVDVVCEWGSLYVIAGDKLFQLPEKDTQTKLEMLFKKNLYVVAINLAKSQHYDEDGLVDIFTQYGDHLYNKGDHDGAIGQYIRTIGNLEPSYVIRKFLDAQRIHNLTAYLQALHTKSLANEDHTTLLLNCYTKLKDNTKLDEFIMTKDKVDFDVETAIKVCRQAGYYKHALFLAEKHDQHDWYLKIQLEDIKDWQKALQYISRLNFEGAESNMKKYGKTLMSEVPTETTELLKSLCTDYKPKDAPIVDQDMMAGGIPTVNRAAAEEFIHIFVNNSRKLMEFLEHMTTVQPNSPEIIYNTLLELYLHDMAHESDSRLQVRLEEKSMNLMQHIDAGYDIDQALVLCQMHDFKKGILYLYEKAKLYQQILRYHMDHDEYEQVLATCKRYGKQDSNLWVQTLAYFARKEDSCKKYITEVLSHIDKMNLMPPLLVIQTLAHNSTATLSVVKDYIIRRLQLENDQIHEDERLIQQYQQETEKMKGQIEDLKTSAKIFQVSKCSICNHPLELPSVHFLCQHSYHQHCFEGYAENDQECPVCAPENKKVQDIIRAQEQSRDLHEQFHRQLEKSTDGFSVVADYFGRGVFNKVTLVTETSSSHQRKPMPETIPMKTLPAAQIKPITRSSSPLAMQQQSSSQNVSPSRAQPSQARQQPQVRQQPRQQPVSQARQPPASQARQPPPSQARQPPVSQPPRTQPTMQSRKPQRQPAQQTRPVVSQSRQQPRAVTPNSAAQQASNNPFDEEDSGTNPFDEDNAYDKSLNPFE